The following nucleotide sequence is from Acidobacteriota bacterium.
GATTGCGCCTTTGGTCAAAGCCCGTTGAATGGGCAACCCTGATTCCCGCGTGTCTCTACCGATAATGATTGAGGGGTGGTGTCCGAGTTGGCTACTTAGATTTTGAGTTAATGAAAAGCCAATTACCTCAACGGTTTTTTGGTCAAGGGGAAATTCATAGGCTTTTCCGCGAATCCCATCGGTACCAAATAATTTTTGTATCTTAGGTGCAGTCATTAGGAATCCCACCTGACAATCAGTTGATTTTTATCAAACTGGGTTGAATGCTTTTGACGGATAGTTTTTCACTATTGGCAAAAAACTTCACTTCCGGTTTGCCTTCGCGTAATTTCTCATCGATTGTCAAATAGTCAACAATAATTTCTAATTCTTCCGGTTTTAAATCATCGACAGCCTGTTTAGTGCCTGAAATGATTAATCGGACAAATTTTGGTGTGTACTGGGTATTTGCCGGAGCGTTGATTAAATTAACCGGAATTTTTTCCAAGACCCGTTCTTTCCGCACCTCTCCGATATTCACCGTCAACATTACTTTCGGGCTGTCTTCGATAGTATTGACAAATTGTGAACCGGTATCGATGGCAACAAAATCACTAAATGGTGCCGTCTTCCCAGCGATATTAATGGTCTCCGTCAATACCGAGGTAATATCTTTTATATGACTGGCGGCTGCCGATACTTTTATTGTATGAGGTGAAATCGTCCAATTATAAATTTCATACCCCGCAGCCACTTCACCTTCAAATCGGGGTTCTACCGGTAAGTTGGCTTCGACCAACCGCTCAAGCGTAACCCGAACACTATGCGGGGAAATATCTATCGTTTGCGTGTCGATGCTCGGAGGCAAGCGGTCTGTATCAATCTTTAAGGGAATCACCCGCACACCCGGTTCGACATTCTGCAAATCCGCAACCACCGCCAGTTCCGTTGAGCGCAGTGAATCAACCACATCTTTGGGTCCTCTCAAATAGACTTTTGCCGACAGGGTTTCATATTTCGTCAAGGCGAGTTCCGGCGACAGGTTGATGATTTCAATGGGAACAGGATTTAAGGTAATTTGACTCCAACGCGACGCTACCGAGAGCCATAACACGGCGGTCATAAAAAGTGCCAGCACCTTCAATCCGGTATTCTCAAGAATATAATCTCTGGCATATTCTTTTACAGCCGACCAGCCATAACTCATCCTGTCCATTTTAATCGTCTCACTTTATAAAAGTTTCCGTGATTTGTTCTCTGGATGATTCCGAAGAGTAATTTTTCGCATTGGAGATTTTTCGTTTGGGTTGCAAGACATTTGCAAGTCCATTCGATGCGTTCATCGATTCTCGAATCAATTCCCGCAGTCGGGCGGCGTTTAAATATCGGGTAATCTCCCCTTTTTCGACAAAAGAAATCACTCCGGTCTCTTCACTTACCACGATGCTCACGGCATCCGTATCCTCGGTTACACCGATTGCTGCTCGATGCCGAGTACCCAACTCTTTTGATAAACGGGGATTCAAGGTCAACGGTAAAAAGCATCCGGCGGCGACGACTCTTGAATTTCTGATTACCACCGCGCCATCATGCATCGGAGCCGATGGTTCAAAAATCGTCACCAACAAATCATAGGAAAGCGCCGCGTCAAGTTTGACTCCCGTATCGATATAATTTTGCATTCCCACATTGCGCTCAATCACGATCAGCGCACCGACTTTGCGCGATGAAAGCGTGGTTGCGGCAAGCACCACGTCTTCATATAAATTTGAGGTGAATTTTGAACGGGGGAAAAAGATCGTCAGACGAAGGTTTGCGCCAAACCGCATTAATGCCGAGCGAATTTCCGGCGCAAAAATAACCAGAATGGCGAAACCGAAATATAAAATCATGTTTCGCATGACAAACTGGAGAGTTTCAAGACCAAGAAAAACCGCAACCTGATAAAGT
It contains:
- a CDS encoding CdaR family protein, with translation MDRMSYGWSAVKEYARDYILENTGLKVLALFMTAVLWLSVASRWSQITLNPVPIEIINLSPELALTKYETLSAKVYLRGPKDVVDSLRSTELAVVADLQNVEPGVRVIPLKIDTDRLPPSIDTQTIDISPHSVRVTLERLVEANLPVEPRFEGEVAAGYEIYNWTISPHTIKVSAAASHIKDITSVLTETINIAGKTAPFSDFVAIDTGSQFVNTIEDSPKVMLTVNIGEVRKERVLEKIPVNLINAPANTQYTPKFVRLIISGTKQAVDDLKPEELEIIVDYLTIDEKLREGKPEVKFFANSEKLSVKSIQPSLIKIN
- the cdaA gene encoding diadenylate cyclase CdaA — its product is MSRWTELIQFLEQLRFIDLLDFLVVWAIIYGLLKLVRGTRAIPIAIGLLGVGLLYQVAVFLGLETLQFVMRNMILYFGFAILVIFAPEIRSALMRFGANLRLTIFFPRSKFTSNLYEDVVLAATTLSSRKVGALIVIERNVGMQNYIDTGVKLDAALSYDLLVTIFEPSAPMHDGAVVIRNSRVVAAGCFLPLTLNPRLSKELGTRHRAAIGVTEDTDAVSIVVSEETGVISFVEKGEITRYLNAARLRELIRESMNASNGLANVLQPKRKISNAKNYSSESSREQITETFIK